In one window of Photobacterium leiognathi DNA:
- a CDS encoding TIGR04219 family outer membrane beta-barrel protein, which produces MKKVMLSVAAAVALASAVPAQADTLLGVKVGADAWFANAKVDGNKSDDTSGSYYASIEHFIPLVPNFMVRYNNIDTGNVAFEQSDLTAYYEILDNDLVALDLGVTVSKFGSVKLNNDDRFSDWQPTLYGNAEIGIPATPLTVFAQANAGNFDGTRLFDGQAGVKYTIGLVAADLNIRGGYRMMDYDFDKAKNTGDVDLDGWFAGVEVDF; this is translated from the coding sequence ATGAAAAAAGTAATGCTTTCAGTTGCAGCAGCAGTAGCATTAGCGTCAGCTGTACCAGCACAAGCAGATACCCTTTTAGGTGTTAAAGTGGGTGCTGATGCATGGTTTGCAAACGCTAAAGTTGATGGCAACAAAAGTGATGACACATCTGGTTCTTACTACGCATCAATCGAACATTTTATTCCACTAGTACCTAACTTTATGGTTCGTTACAACAATATCGATACGGGTAATGTTGCATTTGAACAAAGTGATTTAACAGCGTACTACGAAATTTTGGATAACGATCTTGTTGCGTTAGATCTTGGTGTGACAGTTTCTAAATTTGGTAGCGTGAAGCTAAACAATGATGATCGTTTCAGCGATTGGCAGCCAACGCTATACGGTAATGCAGAGATCGGCATTCCAGCAACGCCACTAACTGTATTTGCTCAAGCAAACGCAGGTAACTTTGACGGCACACGCCTATTTGACGGCCAAGCGGGTGTGAAATACACCATTGGTTTAGTGGCTGCAGATCTAAACATCCGTGGTGGTTACCGCATGATGGATTACGATTTTGATAAAGCGAAAAATACTGGCGACGTTGATTTAGATGGCTGGTTCGCAGGTGTTGAAGTCGACTTCTAA
- the pspG gene encoding envelope stress response protein PspG: protein MFEFLFLLTFALVLVFTGVSIIGMMIAVAAGFAIMAVVGMLGLVIKLLPWILLIAVVIWLVRDNKEVQNYKERLSRSRRY from the coding sequence ATGTTTGAGTTTCTATTTTTACTGACTTTTGCATTAGTGTTGGTTTTTACTGGTGTCAGCATTATAGGCATGATGATCGCAGTGGCTGCCGGATTTGCCATTATGGCAGTGGTTGGCATGCTGGGATTAGTGATTAAATTATTACCTTGGATTTTGCTGATTGCGGTGGTGATTTGGTTAGTACGAGATAATAAAGAAGTACAAAATTACAAAGAACGTTTGTCTCGTAGTCGTCGTTACTGA
- the dusA gene encoding tRNA dihydrouridine(20/20a) synthase DusA, which translates to MKNNLSTQSVTGDFPMQRFSVAPMLDWTDRHCRYFHRIMSKEALLYTEMVTTGAIIHGKGDFLAYNEEEHPVALQLGGSNPIDLARCAKLAQERGYDEINLNVGCPSDRVQNGMFGACLMGEAELVAQCVTAMRDVVDIPVTVKTRIGIDDQDSYEFLKDFIHVVSDKGGCDNFTIHARKAWLSGLSPKENREIPPLDYPRVYQLKQDFAHLTMAINGGIKTFEEMEEHLKHMDGVMVGREAYQSPYLMAEVDQRLFGSERPVMKRREVVAAMYPYIEKQLANGSYLGHITRHMLGLFQNMPGARQWRRHISENAHKPGAGIEVVQQALDKIPAHLDV; encoded by the coding sequence ATGAAAAATAACTTGTCAACTCAAAGTGTTACAGGCGATTTTCCAATGCAGCGTTTTTCTGTCGCACCGATGCTGGATTGGACTGACCGTCACTGTCGTTACTTCCACCGCATTATGAGTAAAGAAGCCTTGTTGTACACCGAAATGGTAACAACAGGTGCAATTATTCATGGTAAAGGTGATTTTCTTGCTTATAACGAGGAAGAGCACCCAGTCGCGCTGCAATTAGGTGGTTCAAACCCAATTGATTTGGCGCGTTGTGCAAAACTAGCGCAAGAGCGTGGCTATGATGAAATTAACCTAAACGTAGGTTGTCCGTCTGATCGTGTTCAAAACGGTATGTTTGGTGCATGTTTAATGGGTGAAGCCGAGCTAGTAGCACAGTGCGTAACAGCAATGCGTGATGTGGTTGATATTCCTGTTACCGTGAAAACCCGTATTGGTATTGATGATCAAGATTCTTACGAGTTCTTGAAAGACTTTATCCATGTAGTGTCAGATAAAGGTGGTTGTGATAACTTTACTATCCACGCGCGTAAAGCATGGTTAAGTGGTTTAAGCCCGAAAGAAAACCGTGAAATTCCGCCACTGGATTACCCACGTGTTTACCAACTAAAGCAAGATTTTGCTCATTTAACCATGGCTATCAATGGTGGCATTAAAACCTTTGAAGAAATGGAAGAGCACCTAAAACATATGGATGGTGTGATGGTTGGTCGTGAAGCGTATCAAAGCCCATACCTAATGGCAGAAGTGGATCAACGTTTATTTGGTAGCGAACGCCCTGTGATGAAACGTCGTGAAGTGGTTGCAGCGATGTACCCATACATTGAAAAGCAATTAGCGAACGGTTCATACCTGGGTCATATTACGCGCCATATGCTGGGTTTATTCCAAAACATGCCGGGTGCACGTCAATGGCGTCGCCACATCAGTGAGAATGCACACAAACCGGGAGCGGGTATTGAAGTGGTACAGCAAGCACTTGATAAAATCCCTGCGCATTTAGATGTGTAA
- the zur gene encoding zinc uptake transcriptional repressor Zur, with protein sequence MADQAQLLAKAQQLCEERGVRLTPQRLKVLALIIEHHSSVSAYELLDLLKISEPQAKPPTIYRALDFLLAQGFIHKVESTNSYIACCVLGHADHCSQLLICDECGCVEECHDDELAKLLRQKSEKFGFKINHHVVESHGVCEKCQTK encoded by the coding sequence ATGGCGGATCAAGCCCAACTATTAGCCAAAGCACAACAGCTCTGTGAAGAACGAGGTGTTCGGCTGACGCCACAACGTTTAAAAGTGTTAGCGTTGATCATTGAGCACCACAGTTCTGTTAGTGCTTATGAATTACTCGATCTCCTTAAGATCTCTGAGCCACAGGCAAAACCACCAACAATTTATCGTGCTTTAGATTTTCTATTAGCACAGGGCTTTATTCACAAAGTCGAGTCTACCAACAGCTATATTGCATGTTGTGTTCTCGGCCATGCCGATCACTGCTCACAACTGTTAATTTGTGATGAATGTGGTTGTGTAGAAGAGTGCCATGACGATGAACTCGCAAAACTACTTCGTCAAAAATCAGAAAAATTTGGCTTTAAGATCAATCATCACGTTGTTGAAAGCCATGGTGTTTGTG